The Coffea arabica cultivar ET-39 chromosome 3c, Coffea Arabica ET-39 HiFi, whole genome shotgun sequence genome contains a region encoding:
- the LOC140037883 gene encoding uncharacterized protein, which yields MSGISRGAPSRGGEVRRDQRGGFQCGSGSASRGPCGYCGKPNHAEDNCWKKGKCLRCRSADHQLATCPVLKQDGKGSQQLPRTSSGPIKVDGTKPKVSAQVYSLEPQQIPDPSEVVEGTIPVFYRFAKVLVDPGATYSFVNPSFMCGIDIKSASLPYDLEVSTPTGDHRLITSMIYKDCEIWVGERKLLGDLISLSIKGYDVILGIDWLARYNAQLDCKKKVVEFRISGKATLRLDIRGRLASSALISGIRARKLLSRGAQRFLAFLINTPTDKLKVEDVHIVRNIQIYFLTS from the coding sequence ATGTCGGGAATATCACGAGGGGCCCCGTCACGAGGTGGCGAAGTTAGGAGAGACCAAAGAGGAGGCTTTCAATGTGGTTCGGGTTCTGCATCCCGTGGACCCTGCGGATATTGCGGAAAGCCAAACCACGCGGAGGACAACTGCTGGAAAAAGGGAAAGTGCCTGCGTTGCAGAAGCGCAGACCATCAACTCGCCACTTGCCCAGTTCTAAAACAGGATGGAAAGGGAAGTCAACAACTGCCAAGGACTAGTTCTGGACCAATCAAGGTGGACGGGACGAAACCCAAGGTGTCAGCTCAAGTGTACTCGTTAGAGCCACAACAGATCCCTGACCCTtccgaggtcgtagaaggtacgattcctgtatTCTACCGATTTGCGAAGGTCTTAGTAGATCCCGGAGCCACatattcctttgttaaccccagTTTCATGTGTGGTATTGATATAAAATCTGCTAGTTTACcttacgacctagaagttagtacacctactgGGGACCATCGTTTGATCACTAGCATGATTTATAAGGACTGCgagatttgggtaggagagagaaaattgttagGGGATTTGATAAGTCTGTCCAtaaaggggtatgatgtgatcttGGGCATAGACTGGTTAGCCAGGTATAATGCTCAATTAGATTGTAAGAAGAAGGTGGTAGAGTTTCGCATTTCTGGGAAGGCGACCTTGAGGTTGGATATAAGAGGAAGATTAGCCTCATCTGCCTTGATctcgggcattcgggctagaaaactgttaagtagaggggcgcaaagGTTTTTAGCCTTTTTAATCAATACCCCCACCGATAAATTGAAGGTAGAGGATGTGCACATAGTAAGGAATATCCAGATATATTTTCTGAcgagttag